The following are encoded in a window of Vespula vulgaris chromosome 8, iyVesVulg1.1, whole genome shotgun sequence genomic DNA:
- the LOC127065597 gene encoding uncharacterized protein LOC127065597 isoform X1, with the protein MNTMKKSASEEKQNSSIPSYRLNEAPKKCNLSFSINFDFDYTNSDNSSDSETADLQIDISEIDNDDPPTKHKRESVKETSVLNEMEEEIERQLDAKAAKTNLTATNVKNILKRVITNNEQVMAVVQKRLHDTEEDIIFEPKLTRAKAKELGAVEQVNVLWNTRPVKKPPLQVLIDEEFPEDSSDEEYKPEQDKQSDDDREIEISISGDIESQLPIPVHQFDSALQKKPKSPNIQYDPEGIFKIPCLPHVPTEEESIGHRTRSKLCLSETPLEQIEQAFVPPDITTDMYDSDCDEDWGNFLKEFTQPLEQEHTAEDDPEADPEYNILEDEETDLLDKEELRADKDVEITFKELIDLFEFTDTFIKQEEQEVSKKKKLSDNLNTSVEKNTLNCSELSMLVNFEQRHLLTIQLQQHVQLMVQHFAMTYMHPDLHILSKTCKQNLNSIRYLSNGPNSAFNVGNISDALKLVSDWENKFLEPKFHEEFKKHIEDENTIKTMRLKNRWEYIPQFYPDLIKLFVESKALIYPQLLPDIPFKSELTKYTKSPFLKPEENLIALGLEQFFPFVASQKTKFKSKKFQLFDVAQLIAEYLLPVRESKKIFFYVRKQRSAKDFNPIKHYFDKGTAPRIIHYITLEYDHKAPIHQPIHLLPAKWQNYLTNTKPKMDILKRKHILNSYNDTSKIENLINDKFNLHPYVSKHHPLRNPIVNVLPKILPNPKLLSNNITTKSVQGKTNIQTTRSQQSCDIGNIRKVLSKSTENTDKHAIANKEDKQNESINSSNVEIKDTKITKKSNEALLQSPQIRKTTPRLAKTKSAQNMKLMVQGLGSKNISNCSNTKSRGKGELEKNSECSPDSSKVDNEDEIAELMLASTTIKKDNRKKAKQARELENIKRLLEAENLLNEGEREEKFAASYLQKLHLTLESNNPDILKIVIKLILDYNDKIENLNQLEHEISFSKKYESSEMQEVIQKNTITRDTLAIELYQNIYDKLRNFPELCSDLLLFLKPHQAALIGKSVEYIMLQKMSEFLNVIQVYFTKQPSRLAKIMQAITQLSSDPHVTLENVHNIMTPLLKAHPLVMDLFLQILPNGKPPESLFTVDTFENLTCPLGPHDKNKVYTDDAPELYENIELPMSVSQEDPYGGDNCKCDCHNADGSSNRNTNEHCISCGTKFLNGRIYLQTSEGLRPAKITFPGADKEKLENIARVSLKVADKFTPPIASKQRRKSSKTDIGDDSCQKQCLPKNSPLKENEDNEKIISRSKRGTKSPPKSGEPKKSLKKVTFTDEAISSKKAHSPQSINKREKKIERKTRLEQSTYDNSCSESDYPSKCVVIENTFEKDISPKDKMFINKNMEHDMKNNIMAPNPEKDRDIINSSTSLEKMDISNDCDSDTNSEMEFIIDKPWTRQEDMILLLSIKEEYSENTFLKVSQELEDRTIEQVKERCKTLLSLLEQML; encoded by the exons atgaatacaaTGAAAAAGAGTGCGAgtgaagaaaaacaaaattcatcGATTCCTTCATATCGTCTTAATGAGGCTCCAAAAAAAtgcaatttatctttttcaattaattttgattttgattatacAAACAGTGATAATTCGTCTGATTCAGAAACCGCTGATTTACAAATAGATATTTCAGAAATCGATAATGATGATCCACCTACTAAACATAAAAGAGAATCAGTCAAAGAAACGTCAGTTCTTAACGAAATGGAAGAAGAGATTGAGAGGCAACTTGATGCTAAAGCAGCTAAAACTAATCTAACTGCTacgaatgtaaaaaatatattaaaacgtgTTATTACAAACAATGAACAAGTAATGGCTGTGGTACAAAAACGTTTACATGATACAGAAGAAGATATCATTTTTGAACCTAAACTCACAAGAGCTAAAGCAAA aGAATTAGGTGCCGTAGAACAAGTTAATGTGTTGTGGAATACTAGACCAGTTAAGAAACCACCGTTACAAGTATTAATAGACGAAGAATTCCCAGAAGACTCTTCTGATGAAGAATATAAGCCAGAGCAAGATAAACAAAGTGATgacgatagagaaatagaaatttctaTTAGTGGCGATATAGAGTCACAACTACCTATCCCAGTACATCAGTTTGATTCAGCTTTACAAAAAAAACCTAAATCACCTAATATTCAATATGATCCAGaaggaatttttaaaattccttg CTTACCTCATGTACcaacagaagaagaaagtattgGTCATAGAACACGTTCTAAACTTTGCTTAAGTGAAACACCATTAGAACAAATTGAACAGGCATTTGTGCCCCCTGATATTACGACAGATATGTATGATTCTGATTGTGACGAAGATTGGGgtaattttttgaaagaatttaCACAACCTTTAGAACAAGAGCACACTGCAGAAGATGATCCAGAAGCTGATCCTGAATATAACATTTTGGAAGATGAAGAAACAGATTTAT TggataaagaagaattaagGGCCGACAAAGATGTCGAAATTACTTTTAAGGAGTTAATTGATTTGTTTGAGTTTACAGATACATTTATcaaacaagaagaacaagaagtatctaaaaaaaagaaactttcagATAATTTAAATACATCTGTTGAAAAGAACACACtg AATTGTTCTGAACTTTCAATGTTAGTAAACTTTGAGCAGCGCCATTTACTAACTATTCAATTACAACAACATGTTCAACTAATGGTACAACATTTTGCTATGACATACATGCATCCAGATTTACATATCCTCTCAAAAACgtgtaaacaaaatttaaatagCATAAG atATTTAAGTAATGGGCCAAATTCTGCATTCAATGTAGGAAATATATCTGATGCATTAAAATTAGTTTCTGATtgggaaaataaatttttggaGCCAAAGTTTCATGAAGAATTCAAAAAACATATAGAAGATGAAAATACTATAAAAACAATGCGTCTTAAGAATAGATGGGAATATATACCTCAATTTTATCCcgatctaataaaattatttgttgaAAGCAAAGCTTTGATATATCCACAACTTCTACCAGATATACCTTTCAAAAGTGAATTAACTAAATACACAAAGTCACCATTTTTAAAACCTGAAGAAAA tttaatTGCATTAGGCCTTGAGCAATTCTTCCCATTTGTGGCATCTCAAAAGACGaaatttaaaagtaaaaagttcCAATTATTTGATGTAGCTCAATTAATTGCTGAATATTTACTACCTGTtagagaatcaaaaaaaatatttttctatgttcGAAAACAACGTTCTGCCAAAGATTTCAATCCAATTAAG CATTATTTTGACAAGGGTACAGCTCCTAGAATAATACATTACATAACATTAGAATATGATCATAAAGCACCAATACATCAGCCAATACATCTTTTACCTGCAAAATGGCAAAATTATCTTACTAAT acTAAACCAAAAATGGATATATTAAAACGTAAACATATTCTGAATTCATACAATGATACATCTAAGATAGAAAACCTAATAAATGATAAGTTCAATCTACATCCTTATGTTTCAAAACATCATCCACTACGAAATCCAATTGTAAATGTTCTGCCTAAAATACTGCCAAACCCGAaacttttatcaaataatataacaacaaAAAGTGTTCAAGGAAAAACTAATATTCAAACTACTAGATCACAACAATCATGTGATATTGGTAATATTAGAAAAGTGTTAAGTAAAAGTACTGAAAATACGGACAAACATGCAATAGCAAATAAGgaagataaacaaaatgaatcaattaattcatcaaatgtagaaataaaagatacaaaaataacaaaaaagtcAAATGAAGCATTATTGCAATCTCCACAAATACGAAAAACAACTCCACGTTTGGCAAAAACAAAGAGTGcacaaaatatgaaattaatggTTCAAGGTTTaggatcaaaaaatatatctaattgcAGTAATACAAAGTCTAGAGGAAAGGGAGaactagaaaaaaattcgGAGTGTTCTCCTGATTCATCAAAAGTT GACAATGAGGATGAAATTGCAGAACTTATGTTAGCAAGCACtactattaaaaaagataatagaaagaagGCTAAGCAGGCTagagaattagaaaatataaagagactATTGGAAGCTGAAAATCTTTTgaatgaaggagaaagagaagaaa AATTTGCAGCATCATATCTTCAGAAATTACACTTGACATTGGAATCTAATAATccagatattttaaaaattgtaattaaattaattttagattACAATGACAAAATTGAGAATCTTAATCAATTGGAacatgaaatatctttttctaaaaaatatgaatCCTCTGAGATGCAAGAAGTGATACAAAAAAACACGATAACTAGAGATACATTAGCTATAGAATTATATCAAAACATCTACGATAAATTACGAAATTTTCCAGAATTGTGTTCAGActtgttgttatttttaaagcCACATCAAGCTGCATTAATAGGTAAATCTGtagaatatataatgttaCAAAAAATGAGTGAATTTTTAAACGTCATACAAGTCTATTTTACTAAGCAACCATCTCGGCTTGCAAAAATAATGCAGGCAATTACACAACTTTCATCTGATCCTCATGTAACATTAGAAAATGTTCACAATATTATGACTCCTCTACTCAAGGCACATCCTTTAGTTATGGatctatttttacaaatattacctAATGGTAAACCTCCAGAAAG tttatttACAGTAGAtacgtttgaaaatttaacTTGTCCATTGGGTCCTCATGATAAAAATAAGGTATATACAGATGATGCACCAGAGTTATATGAGAATATAGAATTACCAATGTCAGTTTCCCAAGAAGATCCTTATGGTGGAGATAATTGTAAATGTGATTGTCATAATGCAGATGGTTCAAGTAACAGAAATACTAATGAACATTGTATATCTTGTGGAACTAag ttTCTGAATGGAAGAATATATCTTCAAACTTCCGAAGGCTTACGTCCTGCAAAAATAACATTCCCAGGagctgataaagaaaaattagaaaatattgcaAGGGTGTCTTTAAAAGTTGCTGATAAATTTACCCCACCTATTGCATCTAAACAACGTCGAAAATCTTCAAAAACTGATATTGGTGACGATTCATGTCAAAAACAATGTCTTCCCAAGAATTCacctttaaaagaaaatgaagataacGAAAAAATCATATCAAGATCTAAAAGAGGTACAAAATCACCACCCAAATCGGGAGAAccaaaaaaatcattgaaaaaagtAACATTCACTGATGAAGCGATATCTAGTAAGAAGGCACACTCTCCACAATCTATAAATAAacgtgaaaaaaagatagaacgaaAGACGCGGTTGGAACAAAGTACTTATGATAATTCATGTTCAGAAAGTGACTATCCTTCGAAATGCGTTGTAATTGAAAATAcatttgaaaaagatatatctcCAAAggataaaatgtttataaacaaGAACATGGAACATGATATGA aaaataatattatggcGCCTAATccagaaaaagatagagatataataaatagtagtACAAGTTTAGAAAAAATGGATATTTCAAATGATTGTGATTCTGATACAAATTCTGAAAtggaatttattatcgataagcCGTGGACACGACAAGAGGATatgattcttcttttaagTATTAAGGAGGAGTATTcagaaaatacatttttgaaGGTTAGCCAAGAATTGGAAGATCGTACCATTGAACAg gtCAAGGAAAGATGCAAAACATTACTTTCTTTGTTAGAGcaaatgttataa
- the LOC127065597 gene encoding uncharacterized protein LOC127065597 isoform X2 codes for MNTMKKSASEEKQNSSIPSYRLNEAPKKCNLSFSINFDFDYTNSDNSSDSETADLQIDISEIDNDDPPTKHKRESVKETSVLNEMEEEIERQLDAKAAKTNLTATNVKNILKRVITNNEQVMAVVQKRLHDTEEDIIFEPKLTRAKAKELGAVEQVNVLWNTRPVKKPPLQVLIDEEFPEDSSDEEYKPEQDKQSDDDREIEISISGDIESQLPIPVHQFDSALQKKPKSPNIQYDPEGIFKIPCLPHVPTEEESIGHRTRSKLCLSETPLEQIEQAFVPPDITTDMYDSDCDEDWGNFLKEFTQPLEQEHTAEDDPEADPEYNILEDEETDLLDKEELRADKDVEITFKELIDLFEFTDTFIKQEEQEVSKKKKLSDNLNTSVEKNTLNCSELSMLVNFEQRHLLTIQLQQHVQLMVQHFAMTYMHPDLHILSKTCKQNLNSIRYLSNGPNSAFNVGNISDALKLVSDWENKFLEPKFHEEFKKHIEDENTIKTMRLKNRWEYIPQFYPDLIKLFVESKALIYPQLLPDIPFKSELTKYTKSPFLKPEENLIALGLEQFFPFVASQKTKFKSKKFQLFDVAQLIAEYLLPVRESKKIFFYVRKQRSAKDFNPIKHYFDKGTAPRIIHYITLEYDHKAPIHQPIHLLPAKWQNYLTNTKPKMDILKRKHILNSYNDTSKIENLINDKFNLHPYVSKHHPLRNPIVNVLPKILPNPKLLSNNITTKSVQGKTNIQTTRSQQSCDIGNIRKVLSKSTENTDKHAIANKEDKQNESINSSNVEIKDTKITKKSNEALLQSPQIRKTTPRLAKTKSAQNMKLMVQGLGSKNISNCSNTKSRGKGELEKNSECSPDSSKVDNEDEIAELMLASTTIKKDNRKKAKQARELENIKRLLEAENLLNEGEREEKFAASYLQKLHLTLESNNPDILKIVIKLILDYNDKIENLNQLEHEISFSKKYESSEMQEVIQKNTITRDTLAIELYQNIYDKLRNFPELCSDLLLFLKPHQAALIGKSVEYIMLQKMSEFLNVIQVYFTKQPSRLAKIMQAITQLSSDPHVTLENVHNIMTPLLKAHPLVMDLFLQILPNGKPPESLFTVDTFENLTCPLGPHDKNKVYTDDAPELYENIELPMSVSQEDPYGGDNCKCDCHNADGSSNRNTNEHCISCGTKFLNGRIYLQTSEGLRPAKITFPGADKEKLENIARVSLKVADKFTPPIASKQRRKSSKTDIGDDSCQKQCLPKNSPLKENEDNEKIISRSKRGTKSPPKSGEPKKSLKKVTFTDEAISSKKAHSPQSINKREKKIERKTRLEQSTYDNSCSESDYPSKCVVIENTFEKDISPKDKMFINKNMEHDMKNNIMAPNPEKDRDIINSSTSLEKMDISNDCDSDTNSEMEFIIDKPWTRQEDMILLLSIKEEYSENTFLKVSQELEDRTIEQYVGYNQDI; via the exons atgaatacaaTGAAAAAGAGTGCGAgtgaagaaaaacaaaattcatcGATTCCTTCATATCGTCTTAATGAGGCTCCAAAAAAAtgcaatttatctttttcaattaattttgattttgattatacAAACAGTGATAATTCGTCTGATTCAGAAACCGCTGATTTACAAATAGATATTTCAGAAATCGATAATGATGATCCACCTACTAAACATAAAAGAGAATCAGTCAAAGAAACGTCAGTTCTTAACGAAATGGAAGAAGAGATTGAGAGGCAACTTGATGCTAAAGCAGCTAAAACTAATCTAACTGCTacgaatgtaaaaaatatattaaaacgtgTTATTACAAACAATGAACAAGTAATGGCTGTGGTACAAAAACGTTTACATGATACAGAAGAAGATATCATTTTTGAACCTAAACTCACAAGAGCTAAAGCAAA aGAATTAGGTGCCGTAGAACAAGTTAATGTGTTGTGGAATACTAGACCAGTTAAGAAACCACCGTTACAAGTATTAATAGACGAAGAATTCCCAGAAGACTCTTCTGATGAAGAATATAAGCCAGAGCAAGATAAACAAAGTGATgacgatagagaaatagaaatttctaTTAGTGGCGATATAGAGTCACAACTACCTATCCCAGTACATCAGTTTGATTCAGCTTTACAAAAAAAACCTAAATCACCTAATATTCAATATGATCCAGaaggaatttttaaaattccttg CTTACCTCATGTACcaacagaagaagaaagtattgGTCATAGAACACGTTCTAAACTTTGCTTAAGTGAAACACCATTAGAACAAATTGAACAGGCATTTGTGCCCCCTGATATTACGACAGATATGTATGATTCTGATTGTGACGAAGATTGGGgtaattttttgaaagaatttaCACAACCTTTAGAACAAGAGCACACTGCAGAAGATGATCCAGAAGCTGATCCTGAATATAACATTTTGGAAGATGAAGAAACAGATTTAT TggataaagaagaattaagGGCCGACAAAGATGTCGAAATTACTTTTAAGGAGTTAATTGATTTGTTTGAGTTTACAGATACATTTATcaaacaagaagaacaagaagtatctaaaaaaaagaaactttcagATAATTTAAATACATCTGTTGAAAAGAACACACtg AATTGTTCTGAACTTTCAATGTTAGTAAACTTTGAGCAGCGCCATTTACTAACTATTCAATTACAACAACATGTTCAACTAATGGTACAACATTTTGCTATGACATACATGCATCCAGATTTACATATCCTCTCAAAAACgtgtaaacaaaatttaaatagCATAAG atATTTAAGTAATGGGCCAAATTCTGCATTCAATGTAGGAAATATATCTGATGCATTAAAATTAGTTTCTGATtgggaaaataaatttttggaGCCAAAGTTTCATGAAGAATTCAAAAAACATATAGAAGATGAAAATACTATAAAAACAATGCGTCTTAAGAATAGATGGGAATATATACCTCAATTTTATCCcgatctaataaaattatttgttgaAAGCAAAGCTTTGATATATCCACAACTTCTACCAGATATACCTTTCAAAAGTGAATTAACTAAATACACAAAGTCACCATTTTTAAAACCTGAAGAAAA tttaatTGCATTAGGCCTTGAGCAATTCTTCCCATTTGTGGCATCTCAAAAGACGaaatttaaaagtaaaaagttcCAATTATTTGATGTAGCTCAATTAATTGCTGAATATTTACTACCTGTtagagaatcaaaaaaaatatttttctatgttcGAAAACAACGTTCTGCCAAAGATTTCAATCCAATTAAG CATTATTTTGACAAGGGTACAGCTCCTAGAATAATACATTACATAACATTAGAATATGATCATAAAGCACCAATACATCAGCCAATACATCTTTTACCTGCAAAATGGCAAAATTATCTTACTAAT acTAAACCAAAAATGGATATATTAAAACGTAAACATATTCTGAATTCATACAATGATACATCTAAGATAGAAAACCTAATAAATGATAAGTTCAATCTACATCCTTATGTTTCAAAACATCATCCACTACGAAATCCAATTGTAAATGTTCTGCCTAAAATACTGCCAAACCCGAaacttttatcaaataatataacaacaaAAAGTGTTCAAGGAAAAACTAATATTCAAACTACTAGATCACAACAATCATGTGATATTGGTAATATTAGAAAAGTGTTAAGTAAAAGTACTGAAAATACGGACAAACATGCAATAGCAAATAAGgaagataaacaaaatgaatcaattaattcatcaaatgtagaaataaaagatacaaaaataacaaaaaagtcAAATGAAGCATTATTGCAATCTCCACAAATACGAAAAACAACTCCACGTTTGGCAAAAACAAAGAGTGcacaaaatatgaaattaatggTTCAAGGTTTaggatcaaaaaatatatctaattgcAGTAATACAAAGTCTAGAGGAAAGGGAGaactagaaaaaaattcgGAGTGTTCTCCTGATTCATCAAAAGTT GACAATGAGGATGAAATTGCAGAACTTATGTTAGCAAGCACtactattaaaaaagataatagaaagaagGCTAAGCAGGCTagagaattagaaaatataaagagactATTGGAAGCTGAAAATCTTTTgaatgaaggagaaagagaagaaa AATTTGCAGCATCATATCTTCAGAAATTACACTTGACATTGGAATCTAATAATccagatattttaaaaattgtaattaaattaattttagattACAATGACAAAATTGAGAATCTTAATCAATTGGAacatgaaatatctttttctaaaaaatatgaatCCTCTGAGATGCAAGAAGTGATACAAAAAAACACGATAACTAGAGATACATTAGCTATAGAATTATATCAAAACATCTACGATAAATTACGAAATTTTCCAGAATTGTGTTCAGActtgttgttatttttaaagcCACATCAAGCTGCATTAATAGGTAAATCTGtagaatatataatgttaCAAAAAATGAGTGAATTTTTAAACGTCATACAAGTCTATTTTACTAAGCAACCATCTCGGCTTGCAAAAATAATGCAGGCAATTACACAACTTTCATCTGATCCTCATGTAACATTAGAAAATGTTCACAATATTATGACTCCTCTACTCAAGGCACATCCTTTAGTTATGGatctatttttacaaatattacctAATGGTAAACCTCCAGAAAG tttatttACAGTAGAtacgtttgaaaatttaacTTGTCCATTGGGTCCTCATGATAAAAATAAGGTATATACAGATGATGCACCAGAGTTATATGAGAATATAGAATTACCAATGTCAGTTTCCCAAGAAGATCCTTATGGTGGAGATAATTGTAAATGTGATTGTCATAATGCAGATGGTTCAAGTAACAGAAATACTAATGAACATTGTATATCTTGTGGAACTAag ttTCTGAATGGAAGAATATATCTTCAAACTTCCGAAGGCTTACGTCCTGCAAAAATAACATTCCCAGGagctgataaagaaaaattagaaaatattgcaAGGGTGTCTTTAAAAGTTGCTGATAAATTTACCCCACCTATTGCATCTAAACAACGTCGAAAATCTTCAAAAACTGATATTGGTGACGATTCATGTCAAAAACAATGTCTTCCCAAGAATTCacctttaaaagaaaatgaagataacGAAAAAATCATATCAAGATCTAAAAGAGGTACAAAATCACCACCCAAATCGGGAGAAccaaaaaaatcattgaaaaaagtAACATTCACTGATGAAGCGATATCTAGTAAGAAGGCACACTCTCCACAATCTATAAATAAacgtgaaaaaaagatagaacgaaAGACGCGGTTGGAACAAAGTACTTATGATAATTCATGTTCAGAAAGTGACTATCCTTCGAAATGCGTTGTAATTGAAAATAcatttgaaaaagatatatctcCAAAggataaaatgtttataaacaaGAACATGGAACATGATATGA aaaataatattatggcGCCTAATccagaaaaagatagagatataataaatagtagtACAAGTTTAGAAAAAATGGATATTTCAAATGATTGTGATTCTGATACAAATTCTGAAAtggaatttattatcgataagcCGTGGACACGACAAGAGGATatgattcttcttttaagTATTAAGGAGGAGTATTcagaaaatacatttttgaaGGTTAGCCAAGAATTGGAAGATCGTACCATTGAACAg TACGTGGGATACAATCAGGATATTTAA